The sequence below is a genomic window from Entelurus aequoreus isolate RoL-2023_Sb linkage group LG15, RoL_Eaeq_v1.1, whole genome shotgun sequence.
agctgtgctcttttatgtctttaatgtcctttgtgttctttgatgtgtccctcttacacacatgtttgtgtgtgctaaGACTGAGTTGTTTTTccctttggcctcagtctggaccccccccctccccctccccccccttgttttacttttgtggctgtgtataagtggcactgctggagtggcagctggttgcatcagctgtgctcttttatgtctttaatgtcctttgtgttctttgatgtgtccctcttacacacatgtttgtgtgtgctatggctatgagtttttttccctttggcctcagtctggaccccccccccccccccttgttttacttttgtggctgtgtataagtggcactgctggagtggcagctggttgcatcagatgtgctcctttaatgtcttttatgtcctttgtgttcttttatgtgtccctcttacacacatgtttgtgtgtgctatggctatgagtttttttccctttggcctcagtctggacccccccccccccccccttgttttacttttgtggctgtgtataagtggcactgctggagtggcagctggttgcatcagatgtgctcctttaatgtcttttatgtcctttgtgttcttttatgtgtccctcttacacacatgtttgtgtgtgctatggctatgagtttttttccctttggcctcagtctggaccccccccccctcccccccttgttttacttttgtggctgtgtataAGTGGCACTGctagagtggcagctggttgcatcagctgtgctcttttatgtctttaatgtcctttgtgttctttgatgtgtccctcttacacacatgtttgtgtgtgctaaGACTGAGTTGTTTTTccctttggcctcagtctggacccccccccccccttgttttacttttgtggctgtgtataagtggcactgctggagtggcagctggttgcatcagctgtgctcttttatgtctttaatgtcctttgtgttctttgatgtgtccctcttacacacatgtttgtgtgtgctaaGACTGAGTTGTTTTTccctttggcctcagtctggacccccccccccccccccattgttttacttttgtggctgtgtataagtggcactgctggagtggcagctggttgcatcagctgtgctcttttatgtctttaatgtcctttgtgttctttgatgtgtccctcttacacacatgtttgtgtgtgctaaGACTGAGTTGTTTTTccctttggcctcagtctggacccccccccccccttgttttacttttgtggctgtgtataagtggcactgctggagtggcagctggttgcatcagatgTGCTCCTTTAATGTCTTTTatatcctttgtgttctttgatgtgtccctcttacacacatgtttgtgtgtgctatggctatgagttttttcccccctttgtcCTAAGTCTGGACCCCCGCCcccttgttttacttttgtggctgtgtataAGTgacactgctggagtggcagctggttgcatcagctgtgctcttttatgtctttaatgtcctttgtgttctttgatgtgtcCCTCTGacacacatgtttgtgtgtgctatggctatgaggttttttccctttggcctcagtctggactgagaccattacatgttgtaatgagaaaatggaaatatgtgatgcatcatattttaattgtatgcatgttcgacaaaaacaattgtattatattgttgtatTTACATCTTGTAAAATGTTATTAAATACGTTTGTGGGGAAAATGTATTGCCATATTTGTCCTGcgttttattcttattattatcatgatCAACAAATTCAAGGCAAAATCACAAAATGGTTGACTGGTATTGAACATTTTCGGATAACAAGTACGATCTTGCCCTTTATTTATTTGCAAAGGCTCGATATCAACATGTTCAGGCTGTCCTCCCATAGCTATTGACACTTGCGGCAATGAAATGAATGATGTGCTTAAAAACTCCTTGAAGGCCCCCCCACAGCCCACTTTGGACCACTGCCTCCCGCATAAAAGAGCCATTCTGCTCACACAAGTGACAGTGACACTTGTCCGCTTCCTCAAACTCTCTACCAATCACAAGCGCCCGCCCTCAAACTGTCAACCAATCACATACACGCGTACTCCCCATTTCTGACCAATCAGCGGGGAGGCCGCCTGTGCAGTGGGCTGGCCCAAGAATCGGCGGGATAGACAAACATCATATCACGGAGTCAAGCGAGGAGGAAAGAGCTGCCATTTTCTAAAGGACGAGTAAGGAATGCTAAATTGTAACTTTTCGGCGTCTTACCGACATATTTATACCGTGATAGTGTCCCCGAACACATACTAGGCTTATGTCTTTAAAGACATGTTATTACAACTGAGTAGAAACTAAGTTGACGACCAACGAACGAAGTGAATTAGCACAAGGGCTAGTGACGCTAGCGAAACACCACCTAACGGAAGCAAGCACCGCGGATAACTCTTCTTTGTGCAAATGTGGATTTATGTGCTATTTTAAGGCATTAACGGACGTTTAACGCATCCCGGCAGCTGTCATGGACAACGTGAGATCATCACGCAGGTGGGTAGCGGTTATGTGACGTCaccaactgtcattttgtttttgttacatAAAGATGGTTTTGCTAACTTACACCTGCTGTGGCAGTTACATAAAACATGGCGTACTAATAACACACATACCTGTAGATTACCACTGTATTTGACGTATTTAATAACATCATACACAGGTATATGTCATTGTTTTCTATTAGACAGGAAAAACACTAAGATTACCACTTGTTCCTGTTAGACATGCATTGGTCACCAGCCAAACTTGTGGACAAATGCTATGTAGAATTATTGTGTGTCGAATGTTAATATTGTGATGCACGTTTAATGGCATAAAACTTTAGGGAGCAGCTTGAGGAAAATCAAGAAAACGTTTTACTTTTCaaagaccgccataaccacaacaccagggggagctccactaaccacgttaaacccagattccgatctaacaaaggtcttaactcattctccttatatgccacatcaatatggaatgcactcccaacaggtgtaaaagaaagggcacctcttccttcaaaaccgcactaaaacaacacctccagtcaacctcaacccttgactaacaccctcccccttccacatcccacctccccggattgtaaataaccaaatgtaaataatcaaatatatatacttgttcttatgctttctgaactcactatgttctctgctcactgtacatatcctaccaagtcagacctacgctgtttcaatgtccatttctctgatgatgcaattgttgatgactgaatgtgttgatatcaactaaaccctcctcatcccaccccccggattgtaaatattgtacataatatgaataattcaatgtatatactctgatgattaacttgtgggatgactgtattatgctgatagtatatatatacacagtatataccatgaattgatttacgtggaccccgacttaaacaagttgaaaaacttattcaggtgttagcatttagtggtcaattgtacggaatatgtactgtactgtgcaatctactaataaaagtttcaaccaaTCAAAAAAAGGTGtgtataaagcaggggtccccaaactacggcccgccagtgtccaaaatccatACCGCCGAAAGTCccaagttgttattattattatttttaaatctatcctttctaatcaattttctaccgcttgttactctcggtgtctcctagccgctcaggcaaatcatgttatttttccatcgataacgtgacatcaagtgcgcactctttcagtcaattagtgcgcatatacacagcccggcccccggccaaattgttttaacccaatgcagcccccagagtcaaaaagtttggggacccctggtctaaagtgtggcccagggccatttgcggcccgcagcttgaGTTTGGTTGGCCCGCAGAATATTGTcagaaaaaaaagagcaaaaagatgtTGTTTAATGAGAAAAGCGGCCATTTTGATTCTAATAACTCGGGGGTGCACCAAGGAGCGCATACTGTAAAGTCTAAGCATGCAGTGGCCtttttgatatttattttgtaaaaaaaatacaaaaataaacggatatgtatttttaaagacaaaacttagtTTCAGCTTTGTTTTATGACAaggtatattattattagttattactataaaaatgtcagctttttcccattaaatcatgtctttttgctctattttctttaatgttttctatattttttccccctaacAATATGAAGCGAATCAACAAAACTCGAGAtgagggccacactttggacacccccgtaaTGACTAATAAAGTTTGGAGGCCCATGACCTGCACAGTTCTGTTTAATGGCAGGATGAATATTGTTTAGTTCCTATAGCGAGCGATTAAACAATCTTGACAATTAAGGGAacaatggattttttaaaatatctTTGTATACCAGCGAATCATTTGGACACACATTTGGATCTCATGTTTTCCCGTAAGAAGACTTGTAAGGAAAAGTAGATATTTTTCTTGTGTTTTGAAAGTATTTGAACAGCCGTTGAGGATTTGCCATGCAAAATAACCACTCCCCACCTCACCTCTCGAGGTGAAAGAACCCCTTCATCGCCCAGAcactccccccccacacacacactttttttccctctccagcttccacagtgccaaaaccaagTGACTCACTTGAGTTTCCACAGGGATGAAGAGGTTTGGCGGGAATAGTTTTCCCTCCGTGTTGATGCGTAATCCCTAATTAATGACCCTTCTGTGTCATATATCATATTCCGTACATTAACACTTCTTTGTATTGTGTGTATTGTCGCTGGCTCTTATCCTACTAACAAACTGTGTGTACTTGTAGTCCCGATGAGAATGAAGATCCAAACGCTAAAGAGCAATGCAAAGATAAGAAGGTTTTGTGCAAGGTGAAGTGGTCACGTGATGAGGTAAGCTGGAGGGagattttattttgtacttgcttGCGTGTAACAATTTCTGAGTTCTACTGTTGTTGTGTCCAAGGATGAACAACTGAAAAAGCTTGTGGAGCAACATGGCGCAGGCTCCTGGAAATTAATAGCAAACTTTTTTCCTGTGAGTATTCGCGGCTTGTAATACAAGTCCGTTTACATGTCCACCGATTGTCTGTACTTAATGATGTGTCTCCTGCACACGTATGACATGACAGGGGAGGACAGATGGCCAGTGTCAGCATCGCTGGCAGAAGGTGCTCAACCCCGAACTGGTGAAAGGCCCGTGGACAAAGGAGGAGGATCAGAAGGTAAGAGGAGCCGGGAGTGAACGGTCTTGCACGCACAAACATTGTCAAGTGATAGGGGGAAACAGGAGGCAATGCTGGCTGACTAAAACCATGCGCCATTTTACTTCCCGCCAAAAACTTTCTTGGCTTACAGAATGGTCCACTACATCATCGCTAATAAAAACACAAGTGAGCTCAGCTCTTCGCTGTGGAGAAAACCAGCATTAGacaattttttgttttacttttgtgactgtgtgtagaagtggctggttgcatcagctctgctcttttaatgtctttgatgtcctttgtgttctttgatgtttccctcttacgcaCATgtctatgtgtgctatggctatgggtttttttccccctcggcctcagtctggaccccctctccagtgtAGACATAGcgttagactgaatttttttttttcttcaacattTATTTGCGGAGTTACTTGGTCTTTAAAATATATTTGACAAGGTTCTGTGACGCAGTTGCATCTCCAGGTTACTGGTGTGTGCATGTGAGTGACTGGGAGAAAAGCTCTAACTTGCTTGGGAAGAACTTGTTGGGCCCCGCCTGCTGGTTTGCTTATATAAATCTGTACACCCCAAATAAAAGACTAATGTCTCGTAAAGATGGCTAcccttcacatttgaaccaatacggtaccaattcccggtgcctgggaatcgataccagtaccaATTGTAGCTACTTTtgtttgtgttaataaatattgtttttggtaatacaatctaatttttattgcaacattcaaAAATGAGCAGATTATGATAACTGATGCCcagttattaccgtattttttggagtataagtcgctccggagtataagtcgcaccggccaaaaaggcataataaagaaggaaaaaaacatatataagtcgcactggagtataagtcacatttttcgtggaaatttatttgataaaacccaacaccaagaatagacatttgaaaggcaatttaaagtgaataaagaatagtgaacaacaggctgaacaagtgtactttatatgacgcataaataaccaactgagaacgtgcctggtatgttaacgtaacatattaacatattatggtaagagtcattcaaataactataacatatagaacatgctatacgtttaccaaacaatctgtcactcctaatcgctaaatccgatgaaatcttatacgtctagtgactagacgtataagattataAGATCACGTATAGACTCTAGTCTCTTAtgggaatgagctaaataatattatttgatattttacggtaatgtgttaataatttcacacataagtggaAAAAacctgcaacttatagtccgaaaaatacggtatatcttgtttcattattacatttctgagtctcatttgcaagtatgacaaaaAGTTACAAATTCAGCAAGTAGACAAGATGTAGACAGGAATAgtatatagtttatggtgtgttggctcgTCAGTTAAGTCTTTGAAACTagccttttgttgcgccctataaagtgtttacactgtaagtattgcacttaatcaatcattcaatcaaagttgacttatatagcgcttaatcacaaatgtctcaaagggctgcacaataataataataataatacctgggatttatatagcgcttttctaagtacccaaagtcgctttacatgttaaaaacccatcattcattcacacctggtggtggtaagctactttcgtagccacagctgccctggggtagactgacggaagccacaatgacatcctcagctcagatcccacatcagggcaagaaaaaaactcaactcaatgggaacgagaaaccttggaagggtccgcagatgtggggacccccctgggtgaccggtgcaatggatgccgagtggatacagttaataatgtgagaatccagtccatagtggggccattgTTATGCACCggttgtttgattgtaacatgcatcttagttatagttttcatttacacattttgaggtGTTAAAATTGCCATGCAAAATCTTGAATGCCCGGTAGGACTGGTGGTACAATATACTTTCTTATATTTGGCTCAATAGCTTATGTTGACTCTGGGCAGCCTTGTAATAGAAGCAATGATGAATCGTTATATCTGATCATGTTTTATGCAGGTCATCGACTTGGTCCACAAGTACGGCCCCAAGCGTTGGTCTGTGATCGCCAAGCACCTCCAGGGCAGGATTGGCAAGCAGTGCCGCGAGCGCTGGCACAACCACCTCAACCCCGAGGTGAAGAAGTCCTCCTGGACCCAAGAGGAGGATCATATCATCTACGACGCCCACAAGCGTCTGGGAAACCGCTGGGCAGAGATCTCCAAGCTCCTTCCTGGACGGTAAAATCCCAACATCAAAATGCACACAAGGGTCTAATCTGATCAAGATGTTTAACGGTTCCTTGCTTCAATGTTCACATTTATGTTCCATGTTTGAAAAGTGCTTGACTTTTGATTGAAGTTCTTTATTGCCAACTCAGCCAGGAAAACATAGTTTGCATCCATTTCCTGTCTGTCTGCTATTAGTAAACTACATTGGTTTTGTAAAACGACTTGCGAGTACTGTAATGTAAAACCATTGTGTTTAATGTGTAAAAAACTGAAAAGATATGTTAGAGTGAACgaaagaagaaaatatttgaacAAGTTTTGTTGCACCAGAACGGACAACTCCATTAAGAATCATTGGAACTCCACCATGCGGAGGAAAGTGGAGCACGAGGGATACCTACAGGATGGCTGCCCTAAGAATTTCAGTTCCTCATACAGCGGCAGGAAGAGGCGCCATAACTCGCTGTGCCCCCCGCCGACTCCGACCGAGGTGCAGCGTTGCGACCTGAGCCCACCACCTCCTTTGGCGGAACCCAACACGGTCTGTTTTTTCTACGCTCGAACATTAGCTCTCACTTGTTGCCTCAATTTATTGGTGCTTGTCTATGTCCTAGATGGCAGAATGTCCTTTTGATGGGCGCCCCCTGATGGAGAATTTTGATTTCATCCCTGTGAGTTTTCATTTCTGCGTTTATCCGTGTGATCTTTAACTCCGCACTTGAAATCAAACCTGTTGTTTCCACCTAACATCCAATACCAGATTTGCTGGAGTACACCTTTTCTAGCTAACTGTTTGTTTTGTCTTCCTAACCTCTTCCTTTCCTCCTGTCCCCTCGACCTCGTCCCACCCGATTGTTCGTCTCAGCCGCCCTGCCAGGACGATCCCGACAGAGAGAAAAGAATAAAAGAGCTTGAGTTGCTGCTTAGATCAGCAGAGAGCGAGGTCCAGAGCAGAGTTCCTTATGTAAGCGCACACTCCCTCATGAGTGTTAGCAAGTAGCGtagcctgcgtgtgtgtgtgtgtgcgtgtgtgtgcgcgcgtgtgtttgGTGTAAACcctgaaaaacacaaaaaatatgtaatatttaaattagggctgggcgatatactcgatatatcgcgggtttgtctctgtgcgatatagaaaatgactatatcgtgatattggagtatacgttctcacgcagttgcttttagctgtggggcattacactgcatgcatttctcactctttcctgtgtctccttctcacagagactttaaaacaaacgcaccttcttacatacgtcacatactgtcacgtgagcaaagTCACACGCTCCCGCGTAGCAGAccggtagcgacatggtaacgttagctgtgatgctagcagctaacagtgatttgagtggtaatacgagagaaagaaggtgcgaatctggtaacaaatggaggaatgattaattcccaagaaaaacagcacggggtccatcgtctgacggtggtttggcttcaagagggaatatgtctttacatgtcaacatctccgttcagtgccacaccaactaaatgccgaagcaactatttccacatgaACActgtaggacatatactatttgatatgcagctcatttttatgtgacacttattgaaatatcttgtgtgtcatcatgcacaaaagtgcgctttatttgttttaaactattgtagtggcgttctgtacaaaagtgcactttaatttagtgttgttttgaaatgtcatcttagtgacctcattcacaaaagtgcacttatagcttgttttaaaatgtctctgacaaacttgcactttctgttttggaaatgacatgaatgttggtgccactgcttaataacggtttaataaatacagttttgctaaattgacttagttgtgatttccctctctgcatgaaagtttaaaagtagcatatattaatgcagtatgaacaagaatgttttaatgtagacacatagaatcatcatactgctgtgattatatgtatcaagtgttcattcaaggctaaggcaaaatatcgagatatatatcgcgatatggcctaaaaatatccagatattaaaaaaaggtcatatcgcccagccccaaTTTAAATGCTGAGTGTGTAAAAACAAGAATGGCGCACATTGTTTGCTGTAGTTTTTTTTAGACTAGTAGCTTCTCATCTTCACCATTGAAGACCATAAGTGTCTCACCCCTTCCACCACGATGTCCCGTCTGTTTCCACTCCTTGAATGATTAGCTCCTAATGTCCATTATCACGCGTGTCCACAAGCATGCTAACGCCTTCTGTCCTCTCAGGGCTCAGAGCAGTACTCGGCCTGGTCCGACGGAGCATCAGATGACACGCTCAGCTTCGAGGAGCAGGGGGACAGCACCTTCTGGGCCAAGACCGAGAACTGCAGAGGAGCTTCCTCACAAATTTGCACGTCCCCTAGCAAGTTCTTGGCTATGGAGGCCGGCAGGGTGCTGTCCAGCATCATTCCAAACTTGGCTGAGACCATAGAGCTCATTAACTCAGTAAGGACTTCCTCTTCATCGTATTatctttgtaaagtaaatctgtacagccgatatgggcatctacgtcaacaatatgatttgcctgaatagctggacaggacaaaaaaaagatgGCGCACAATGAACTGAATGTATTAAAAATCTACTGTAGATGTGCTCGGCTCTGCAGGAACGCTCGCCGTGCGCGTGGAGCAACGGACCAAGGTTTGACCTCTCAGAGACGACGCCGAAACAAGACCAGCCTGCCTTCGCCATGCTCCTTCAGGAGAGTTGCTTGGGACATGCGCCGCCTTCCTGCGCCAAGTCGTCCATGGCAACAAAAAGGAAGAGAAGACACGGAGGAGAAACATCTCCTTTGTGTGACAGGACTTGTTTTTCCTTTTTGGACAACGTCACTGATTCACCCAAGAAGACGCCGACAAAGCGGGTAAACCACATCAAACTAAACACATATAAAACTTCTTGAACTTCCTGAGAACTAGGTTGACTTCTGAATATTATATTTAGTTCATTCAGTTGTAAAGTGAAAGAAAGCCCAACATGTCACATGCATTTATTAACCAATCAGCAGGTAAAATGAACAAGAATATTAATAAAGTACCTACTTTGCAAATAAAATCCAGCATTACCATATGTATAATCCTCTTTGCAGTAGTTTGATATGCTCTCCGTTACCTTGTAAACAGCAAATCTACACacaggaaaaactcacaatctcaccAAGTATATATTTCAAAATACTAGTCAAAATATCTAAACAAACTTAATATAAGTCACAATCCCCTGGATAGTATTTTTTTAGTGAGACATAAGAACTTGTTTTTAGGCAATAGATCTTCTGAGAAAAATAATACTTCTTTTGAGCATCACAAGTTTGTTATAAGGCACAACACTAGTAAGTATAGCTAATATTACGTTTTAATTGCTATATTCAAGATCACTTTTACGTTTTTAAAGCTTAAATTTAATGTCTATTACAATAAatcttactaaaacatttttgacttttgttgctgttttttatatatatatatatatatatatatatatatatatatatatatatatatatatatatatatatatatatatatatatatatatatatatatatatatatatatatatttatttatttatttatttatttatttatatttaactcTTTATAAAAGGGTAATTTTTTCCCGGTGCATGACTGTGCCAACTTGTCTCCTGCAGTTCTGCAACATATCAGGGACGGAGCCTCTGAATTTGGACCATCCGGCGCTCACGTCCACTCCCGTGTGTGGACAAAAGTGCTCCCTCACCACGCCGCTGCACAAAGAGTTCACGCCCAAGCACCAGAAGGAGAATGACGGGTACGAGACCTCAACATGAACAAGAGCACTTGGCTCCTCAGTCTTCTTGTCaggtgaactttttttttttttcagttacaGAACACCCAAATTTCGTAAAACTGTCATGATTCCAACACCGAGGACCCCGACACCGTTCAAGAACGCTTTGGCAGCTCAGGAGAAGATGCACGGCCCACTAAACATGGAGGTTGTTCTACTTCCAGCATGTTTCCACAAATATTGTTAACGCCTCCAACAATTCAAGAGTTTAAGATGCTGACCAAAACATTGACATTTTATTGTTTCGTTCGTTCAATGCAGCTACTTCCGTTTACTTCagtaggaggttgcctacagccacaactGTTGGTGCCCCTGcagttatttatttttgtaaacctgctgccacaaataaatgtacaCTTTTTGTACCCTGGTCCTCCCTGAAATTGAGTCGCTCTTGAGTGCATATGAGGAAATCCTTGCTAATGTTGTCTTCCAGCCACAGCCTCTGGCTTTTCTAGAAGAAGACATCCGAGAGGTTCTGAAGCAGGAGACGGAAGGAGCGGACATCTTTAACAGAGTGTGGAAACAAAGCGTACGTgtcgggtttttttttacaccaaaactaTGCAATGGTGGACTTGGGCATTAACTTTCTTCTGTATTGCAGACGGAAGGTCCGGCTCGAAAAGTACGCAAGACCTTAGTCCTGGACGTCTGTGAGGAAGACAGCCTGAATGTGCAACTGTTTCAGGATCAGCTCAACAACGCTCAAGTGAGTCGCACTCAGGCGGACAAAAATAACAAGATATTGAGAGATGTTCCTAATATTTTGTCCTCAGGTTCCTGACGAGAGTCTACTAACCGGCTCCTCCCTCAGCTCTCCTGCGGCCGAGCACCAGGAGGAGGAAAATCAGGAGGAGGGTCGCCATCCTTTAACTCCCCTAAATAATCCTCAtgttgttgagcacaggggctgCAAAATGAAGATGAAGCCCACTGGTCCCCACAATGCCGCAAAGCACAGAACAGCACAGGTTACAAGCAACACCATCTCCGGTACACATGTGctgctttgttgtttttttacagctgtTGTCTGTGCAGGTGAGTGAGTGGGAAGCAGTGCTCTATGGGAAGACCGAAAACCAGCTGATCCTGACAGAACAAGCCCGCCAGTACCTGAACCCTTACCCGTCCTCTAGGCCCACCTCCAGGACCCTTGTGTTATGAGCCTTTTTTACAGACAATCCTGCCAAGGACTGGAAAACTCTTTTATCTAACTTTCACCAAACACTTTATCCACTAAACACTTTGATCGCAGCAGGACAGAGAAAAGGCCATTTCTGTGCAAAAAGGTCCTCTGACACTACCTCCAAGGTGGACCTCTGCCCTCGTTGTGTGTGCTGTCTTCCTTTTTTATATACAATACAGAGCACAGGCCAGAAACAAAAAGGAGCTGGTAAAGCCAACTCCGTGTGACTTCTGCACTACTGTGAAAGATTTAGTGTGCTTCTGTCTCCAGGAGGACACCTGCAGAGCACTTGTCTTTTTGTCAACTCAACGTCCAGCCAGTCGAATGTATTTGTTCAGAACAGGAAAGGTACCATGATTGTGTGTTTGCGttctatttattatttgtattaccaGAAGCTTAGATATTAATATAAAAAAGTAAAGTAGTCTAACTTTGGATGCCCTCACAgagaaaacatttgttttatgttgtgtatttattGAATGTCTActaatttatttattctttaaagcAAGACAAACTATTGGCCTACAGAGTTCCAACATGCACTGCCTCCCAAAACAAATTCTTCTGATTTCTGATCTTAGAAAAATTGCACTTTTTTCCTATTGAAATGATTGTTTGTTTTAGTGAAGTTATTTTCGTTCTTAATCCACTGCTGACATGAATTTAACATTTCTATATCACTAATTTGACGCTCACTTTACAGCAGCACTACTTTACATCTACACTAAGTGTCATATTGGCATTAGGGGGGTCCGGCTTTAATAATATTCTGGATTATCCTGCACTAAACCTGACATAAGAAGGGAATCttgtcagattaaaa
It includes:
- the mybl1 gene encoding myb-related protein A isoform X2 codes for the protein MDNVRSSRSPDENEDPNAKEQCKDKKVLCKVKWSRDEDEQLKKLVEQHGAGSWKLIANFFPGRTDGQCQHRWQKVLNPELVKGPWTKEEDQKVIDLVHKYGPKRWSVIAKHLQGRIGKQCRERWHNHLNPEVKKSSWTQEEDHIIYDAHKRLGNRWAEISKLLPGRTDNSIKNHWNSTMRRKVEHEGYLQDGCPKNFSSSYSGRKRRHNSLCPPPTPTEVQRCDLSPPPPLAEPNTMAECPFDGRPLMENFDFIPGSEQYSAWSDGASDDTLSFEEQGDSTFWAKTENCRGASSQICTSPSKFLAMEAGRVLSSIIPNLAETIELINSMCSALQERSPCAWSNGPRFDLSETTPKQDQPAFAMLLQESCLGHAPPSCAKSSMATKRKRRHGGETSPLCDRTCFSFLDNVTDSPKKTPTKRFCNISGTEPLNLDHPALTSTPVCGQKCSLTTPLHKEFTPKHQKENDGYRTPKFRKTVMIPTPRTPTPFKNALAAQEKMHGPLNMEPQPLAFLEEDIREVLKQETEGADIFNRVWKQSTEGPARKVRKTLVLDVCEEDSLNVQLFQDQLNNAQVPDESLLTGSSLSSPAAEHQEEENQEEGRHPLTPLNNPHVVEHRGCKMKMKPTGPHNAAKHRTAQVSEWEAVLYGKTENQLILTEQARQYLNPYPSSRPTSRTLVL
- the mybl1 gene encoding myb-related protein A isoform X1; this translates as MDNVRSSRSPDENEDPNAKEQCKDKKVLCKVKWSRDEDEQLKKLVEQHGAGSWKLIANFFPGRTDGQCQHRWQKVLNPELVKGPWTKEEDQKVIDLVHKYGPKRWSVIAKHLQGRIGKQCRERWHNHLNPEVKKSSWTQEEDHIIYDAHKRLGNRWAEISKLLPGRTDNSIKNHWNSTMRRKVEHEGYLQDGCPKNFSSSYSGRKRRHNSLCPPPTPTEVQRCDLSPPPPLAEPNTMAECPFDGRPLMENFDFIPPPCQDDPDREKRIKELELLLRSAESEVQSRVPYGSEQYSAWSDGASDDTLSFEEQGDSTFWAKTENCRGASSQICTSPSKFLAMEAGRVLSSIIPNLAETIELINSMCSALQERSPCAWSNGPRFDLSETTPKQDQPAFAMLLQESCLGHAPPSCAKSSMATKRKRRHGGETSPLCDRTCFSFLDNVTDSPKKTPTKRFCNISGTEPLNLDHPALTSTPVCGQKCSLTTPLHKEFTPKHQKENDGYRTPKFRKTVMIPTPRTPTPFKNALAAQEKMHGPLNMEPQPLAFLEEDIREVLKQETEGADIFNRVWKQSTEGPARKVRKTLVLDVCEEDSLNVQLFQDQLNNAQVPDESLLTGSSLSSPAAEHQEEENQEEGRHPLTPLNNPHVVEHRGCKMKMKPTGPHNAAKHRTAQVSEWEAVLYGKTENQLILTEQARQYLNPYPSSRPTSRTLVL